A genome region from Geobacter pickeringii includes the following:
- the cmk gene encoding (d)CMP kinase produces MTAGGEKTGLIIAIDGPSGAGKSTITKALADRLGYLHIDTGAMFRAVALSAQRAGIDGGDDAGLARLCTSLEIAFARTNGCCRVLANGEDVTDAIRTPEISLLTSAISARKVVRDFLLEVQRRMGRQGGVILEGRDIGTVVFPDADVKFFLSASVEERGRRRWLELAARGERITLEETIAAVARRDEQDSGREHAPLRRAGDAVDVDSTGLSFEEVLARMESIVREKERLLVGTGR; encoded by the coding sequence ATGACGGCGGGGGGAGAGAAAACCGGACTCATCATCGCCATAGACGGACCTTCCGGCGCGGGAAAGAGCACCATCACGAAGGCCCTTGCCGACCGCCTCGGGTACCTCCACATCGACACCGGCGCCATGTTTCGCGCCGTGGCCCTGTCGGCACAGCGGGCGGGGATCGATGGCGGCGACGACGCGGGGCTTGCCCGGCTCTGCACGTCCCTTGAGATCGCCTTCGCGCGGACGAACGGCTGCTGCCGCGTGCTGGCCAACGGCGAAGACGTGACCGACGCCATCCGGACGCCGGAGATCAGTCTCCTCACCTCCGCCATCTCGGCCCGCAAGGTCGTGCGGGACTTCCTGCTGGAGGTCCAGCGGCGGATGGGGCGGCAGGGGGGCGTTATCCTGGAGGGGCGGGACATCGGCACCGTGGTCTTTCCCGATGCCGATGTGAAGTTCTTCCTCTCCGCCTCAGTGGAGGAACGGGGCCGGCGTCGCTGGCTGGAGCTTGCCGCCCGGGGAGAGCGGATCACGCTGGAGGAGACCATTGCCGCCGTGGCCCGGCGGGACGAACAGGACTCGGGCCGCGAGCATGCCCCCCTCCGGCGGGCGGGCGATGCGGTGGATGTGGACTCCACCGGCCTCTCCTTCGAAGAGGTGCTTGCCCGGATGGAGTCGATCGTGCGGGAGAAGGAACGTCTCCTTGTCGGGACGGGACGCTGA
- a CDS encoding prephenate dehydrogenase, with translation MSGVIVRRLAVIGVGLIGGSLARALRRAGVVGEIVGVDLDRDNLVRAHEFGVVDCGAETLAAGVAGADLVFLSVPVCAIPAVVRDLIPHLAPGAIVTDGGSVKGEVVAACEPLMPPGTHFVGGHPIAGTEHSGVEASFATLYEGKRCIVTPTPRTDVTALGTVVRLWEAAGSEVVLMDAEKHDRLVAAISHLPHMVAYALVNAVEGYDRFEEGILRYSAGGFRDFTRIASSDPAMWRDIALMNREGVIEMMDHFAAYFATLRSLVAAGDADGLERFFRESKESRDAIL, from the coding sequence ATGTCGGGAGTGATCGTCAGACGGCTGGCCGTCATCGGCGTCGGCCTCATCGGCGGCTCCCTGGCGCGGGCGCTCCGCCGGGCGGGGGTGGTGGGGGAGATCGTCGGGGTCGACCTCGACCGGGACAACCTGGTGCGGGCCCACGAGTTCGGGGTTGTTGACTGCGGTGCAGAAACGCTTGCCGCCGGCGTTGCGGGAGCCGATCTGGTGTTTCTCTCCGTGCCGGTGTGTGCCATTCCCGCGGTAGTCCGGGACCTCATCCCCCATCTCGCTCCGGGGGCCATCGTGACCGATGGCGGAAGCGTCAAGGGGGAGGTTGTCGCCGCCTGCGAACCGCTGATGCCCCCGGGCACCCATTTCGTGGGAGGACACCCCATCGCCGGTACGGAGCATTCCGGTGTGGAGGCCTCCTTTGCGACTCTCTACGAGGGGAAGCGCTGCATCGTCACCCCGACGCCCCGGACCGACGTCACGGCTCTCGGGACGGTGGTCCGGCTCTGGGAAGCGGCCGGTTCCGAGGTGGTTCTCATGGATGCGGAGAAGCACGACCGCCTCGTCGCCGCCATCTCCCACCTCCCGCACATGGTCGCCTACGCCCTGGTAAACGCAGTGGAGGGATACGACCGGTTCGAGGAGGGGATTCTCCGGTATTCCGCCGGTGGCTTCCGGGATTTTACCCGCATCGCCTCCTCCGATCCCGCCATGTGGCGCGACATCGCCCTCATGAACCGGGAGGGGGTCATCGAGATGATGGACCACTTCGCGGCGTACTTCGCCACGCTCCGCTCCCTGGTCGCCGCCGGTGATGCCGATGGCCTCGAGCGTTTTTTCCGCGAATCGAAGGAGAGCAGGGACGCAATCCTGTAA
- the aroA gene encoding 3-phosphoshikimate 1-carboxyvinyltransferase gives MTETCVQTYATRPVTGIRGEITVPGDKSISHRSIMLGSIARGMTTVRGFLRGEDNIATLNAFRAMGVTIDDDGETLKIAGKGLHGLVEPFDVIDCGNSGTSIRLLTGLLAPQRFYTVLTGDRYLRRRPMRRVVEPLARMGATIFGREGGEKAPLTIVGRELSGISYDSPVSSAQVKSALMLAGLYAAGETRVTEPYLSRDHSERMFRHFGADVEVSPSGAVVRGGRELEGRDIVVPGDISSAAFFLVAGLIVPNAELLIRGVGINPTRTGILDILSAMGGSIELLDQREVSGEPVADILVRSSRLKGIEIAGDVVPRAIDEFPVICVAAALAEGRTVIREARELRVKETDRIAAMATNLRAAGVTVTETADGMEIDGRERLDGCTVESFGDHRIAMSMLVAGLVATGGVTVSDVACIGTSFPSFTRLVERICAG, from the coding sequence ATGACCGAAACCTGCGTCCAGACCTATGCTACACGGCCGGTAACCGGCATCCGCGGGGAGATCACCGTGCCGGGCGACAAGTCGATTTCCCACCGCTCCATCATGCTCGGTTCCATTGCCCGCGGCATGACGACGGTGCGCGGGTTTCTCCGGGGGGAGGACAACATTGCCACCCTCAACGCCTTCCGTGCCATGGGGGTGACGATCGACGACGACGGCGAGACGTTGAAGATCGCGGGGAAGGGGCTCCATGGCCTCGTCGAGCCCTTCGACGTCATCGACTGCGGCAACTCCGGCACCTCCATCCGCCTTCTGACCGGCCTGCTGGCCCCCCAGCGCTTTTACACCGTCCTGACGGGCGACCGGTATCTGCGCCGTCGTCCCATGCGGCGGGTGGTGGAGCCCCTGGCGCGGATGGGGGCGACGATCTTCGGCCGCGAAGGTGGGGAAAAGGCACCCCTGACCATTGTCGGCCGTGAACTCTCCGGCATCTCCTACGACTCGCCGGTGTCGAGCGCCCAGGTCAAGTCGGCCCTGATGCTGGCCGGCCTCTATGCCGCGGGGGAGACCCGCGTTACGGAACCCTACCTCTCCCGGGATCACTCCGAGCGGATGTTCCGCCACTTCGGCGCCGACGTCGAGGTGTCACCGTCCGGTGCCGTGGTGCGTGGGGGGCGGGAGCTGGAGGGGCGCGACATCGTTGTGCCGGGCGACATCTCGTCCGCCGCCTTCTTTCTGGTGGCAGGGCTCATCGTGCCGAACGCCGAGCTTCTCATCCGGGGGGTGGGGATCAATCCGACACGGACCGGCATTCTCGACATCCTGTCAGCCATGGGGGGCTCCATCGAGCTGCTCGACCAGCGGGAGGTGTCGGGGGAGCCGGTTGCCGACATCCTGGTCCGTTCGTCGCGGCTGAAGGGGATCGAGATCGCCGGTGACGTGGTCCCCCGCGCCATCGACGAGTTTCCGGTCATCTGCGTTGCCGCGGCTCTGGCCGAGGGGCGGACCGTGATCCGCGAGGCCCGGGAACTGCGGGTCAAGGAGACGGACCGGATCGCCGCCATGGCGACGAATCTCCGGGCGGCGGGGGTGACGGTCACCGAGACTGCCGACGGGATGGAGATCGACGGGCGGGAACGGCTCGACGGCTGCACCGTCGAGAGTTTCGGCGACCACCGGATCGCCATGTCGATGCTCGTCGCCGGCCTGGTGGCCACGGGGGGCGTCACTGTCAGCGACGTGGCGTGCATCGGGACGTCCTTTCCCTCGTTCACCCGGCTTGTCGAAAGGATCTGCGCGGGATGA
- a CDS encoding 4-hydroxy-3-methylbut-2-enyl diphosphate reductase, which translates to MEIVLAKRAGFCFGVKRATQMAFEAADKGGATFTLGPIIHSPQVVQKLEGMGVKVLKTLENLNDGTIIIRSHGVTSEELEEAARKELEIVDATCPFVKKAQEHVKRLSQTGYDVVVVGDADHPEVQGIVSYAEGKVFVVGSWEEAARLPKMKKVGIVAQTTQSFENLKHVVLECLMKGGEIRVFNTICDATAVRQEEAKSLAREVDCMVVIGGYNSANTKRLAEVCTELQPRTHQIETAQELDPAWFVGVNRVGVTAGASTPKWLIDEVIDRIAALDVEKKD; encoded by the coding sequence ATGGAAATAGTACTTGCCAAGCGTGCCGGCTTCTGTTTCGGCGTGAAGCGGGCCACCCAGATGGCGTTCGAAGCCGCCGACAAGGGGGGGGCAACCTTCACCCTCGGTCCCATCATCCATTCGCCGCAGGTGGTTCAGAAGCTGGAGGGGATGGGGGTGAAGGTTCTCAAGACCCTTGAAAACCTCAACGACGGAACCATCATCATCCGCTCCCACGGCGTAACGTCCGAGGAACTGGAGGAGGCGGCCCGCAAGGAGCTGGAGATCGTCGACGCCACCTGCCCCTTCGTCAAGAAGGCACAGGAGCATGTCAAGCGCCTCTCCCAGACCGGCTACGACGTGGTGGTGGTGGGGGATGCCGATCATCCGGAGGTCCAGGGGATCGTCTCCTACGCCGAGGGAAAGGTCTTCGTGGTCGGGTCGTGGGAAGAGGCCGCCCGGCTGCCGAAGATGAAGAAGGTGGGGATCGTGGCCCAGACGACCCAGTCGTTCGAGAACCTCAAGCATGTGGTCCTCGAATGCCTCATGAAGGGGGGCGAGATTCGGGTCTTCAACACCATCTGCGACGCCACCGCCGTCCGCCAGGAAGAGGCCAAGTCCCTTGCCCGGGAGGTCGACTGCATGGTGGTCATCGGCGGGTACAACAGCGCCAACACCAAGCGGCTCGCCGAGGTCTGCACCGAGTTGCAGCCCCGCACCCACCAGATCGAGACCGCCCAGGAGCTCGACCCGGCGTGGTTCGTAGGGGTCAATCGGGTGGGAGTGACCGCCGGTGCCTCTACGCCGAAATGGCTTATCGACGAGGTGATCGACCGGATCGCGGCGCTTGATGTTGAGAAAAAAGATTGA